In Neisseria perflava, the DNA window TTCCAAAGACACCATAGACGTAACTTTGCTTAGAAACAGCGGCCAAGTAGACTATATTAAAATAGCCAATGCCTTCGAAGGTTTCGAAAAACTAAATGACTGGATACGATCAAAACGTATCCGCAAAATCAGTATCAGCATGGAAGCAACCGGCATTTATTACGAAGAAGCTGCTGACTATTTCAGTGCAATTTATCAAGTCTTCGTTATAAATCCTCTGAAAATTAAAGAATACTCAAAAAGCCAGTTCAGCCACACAAAAACCGACAAAGCCGATTCAAGGCTGATAGCAGAATACACAAAACGCCATTTAGACAAACTCACGCCGTTCAAGCCGTCTGAAAATCCAACCCTGTACAAACTGATAAGCCTGCTTCAGCAACTCAAACAACAGCAAAACGAAAGTCAAAACAGACTGCACGCCGCAAAAGATACCTTTATTCGTGCCACACACGAAGCAATCATATTGCTCTTGGCCAAACAGATAGACCAAACGGC includes these proteins:
- a CDS encoding IS110 family transposase — translated: MNVIGFDISKDTIDVTLLRNSGQVDYIKIANAFEGFEKLNDWIRSKRIRKISISMEATGIYYEEAADYFSAIYQVFVINPLKIKEYSKSQFSHTKTDKADSRLIAEYTKRHLDKLTPFKPSENPTLYKLISLLQQLKQQQNESQNRLHAAKDTFIRATHEAIILLLAKQIDQTAKRIDLMIQQQDSLNTHYKNLQTIPGIGKDTAAILLNHLTDKQFKTANQFVSFAGLSPRIEQSGTSVNKKGRLSRYGHRRLKRALFMPALVAYRIKAFPKLVQNLSQKPKMIVIVALMRKLAKIAYYIHKTQKPFEKMRYQIA